The following DNA comes from Desulfovibrio sp..
CAAGCCCATGTGGAGAACGTCATAGCCACAAAGGATGTAGGGCAGGGCATAAAATATGGCTATGACCAGCCAGTTGGGGACAAGCTGGGCCATGCGTGTATCACCGAGCATGCCGATGGCGAAAAGCACGGCAGAAACTCCCATGAGCAAAAGTTCGCGCTTGTCATTGCTCGATCCTTGATCCTGGTCATGGCTGTGACAACCGCAAGAGCTGCATCCGCAGCCAGACTCTTCTTCATCCATGGGGGCTTCGGAAGCGGGTGCGCCGCCTGAGCAGGCGCACGTAAGGTTATGTGCGTGCAGCGTGGTGAGGTTCACGGCCGGGATGCAACCGCAATCTTGGCCACAGCGTTCATGTTTGTCAGTAGAGCAGTTGCTCATGGTCGGGTCTCCTGGCGGATGTCAGAATGGGTCAGTTGGACGTATTGTCTTCGGCGGCAGTTTCAGCGCTGGTACCGGCGTCATCGCTGTCGTCAGCCTCGTCATCAGGGATTCGGATATGCTTGCGCTTGAGAAAATCGTGGATGTTCGTGTTGTGGGTAATCCCCAGAAGGGCTGCCTCATCCTGGGCAACCTGGGGAGATTCGGCAAGTTCACGCATTGTCCAGTCGAGAGCCGCGCGAATGCTGGGCGAAGGATTTTGCGGCAGGCGGTAGTATACCCAGCGGCCTTTCTTGATGCTTTCAATAAGCCGCGCCTGACGAAGAAGAAAGAGGTGCTTTGATGTGGTGGATGCCGCCAGTCCAAGCAGGGTG
Coding sequences within:
- a CDS encoding metalloregulator ArsR/SmtB family transcription factor, with amino-acid sequence MFNFITTVRAIGDENRARILMALRLRTLCVCEITTLLGLAASTTSKHLFLLRQARLIESIKKGRWVYYRLPQNPSPSIRAALDWTMRELAESPQVAQDEAALLGITHNTNIHDFLKRKHIRIPDDEADDSDDAGTSAETAAEDNTSN